Proteins co-encoded in one Arachis hypogaea cultivar Tifrunner chromosome 13, arahy.Tifrunner.gnm2.J5K5, whole genome shotgun sequence genomic window:
- the LOC140177615 gene encoding uncharacterized protein — MAVRNQAPTPVTNKAITFLPEDCQHGTAAEDAPFVISARIGTGLVRRILVDTGADSNILFRGAFDKLGLRDENLQTHRNGVTGLGDNFLKPEGSITLPLTIGTGDKRRTIIAEFVVLKDSTAYNVILGRKTINDFSAIIFTKYLLMKFVAEDDSIGTIHGDREIAAECDNTSLAL, encoded by the coding sequence ATGGCCGTCAGAAACCAAGCCCCAACTCCCGTGACCAACAAAGCAATAACCTTCCTACCCGAGGACTGCCAGCACGGCACCGCAGCCGAAGACGCACCCTTCGTGATCTCGGCGAGAATCGGAACCGGACTAGTCCGAAGAATACTAGTAGACACCGGCGCAGATTCCAACATCCTCTTTCGAGGGGCCTTCGACAAGCTTGGGCTCCGCGATGAAAATCTCCAGACGCACCGCAACGGTGTCACGGGACTCGGGGACAACTTCCTCAAACCGGAAGGCTCCATCACACTCCCCCTCACCATAGGAACCGGTGACAAGAGGAGGACAATCATAGCCGAATTCGTGGTCCTAAAAGACTCCACTGCCTACAACGTCATCCTCGGAAGAAAGACGATCAATGACTTTTCGGCCATCATCTTTACCAAGTACCTCCTTATGAAGTTCGTAGCGGAGGACGACTCCATCGGGACCATCCATGGAGATCGGGAAATCGCGGCagaatgcgacaacaccagcctgGCTTTATGA
- the LOC112738397 gene encoding uncharacterized protein has protein sequence MAGGLTSLARLKAAMGREEGSSSPSTPVSNPAVESQPVSQEVISSAARAEVQVFPGPANSPEVVVVSAAEASRKRRRPEDPSSETFEEGLVPSVMDRRFDAPGFIDQDLMPGTEPYFDGCDVSFQAKSVYRALLRSAVVVRKTEPVMAQVDLLDKKLRQSQAEVAKLKEELEAAEIAREKAVKSSEEAGAEILRLFEVETSLLSQLGEERRKASDAGSRAAVLLGETEALNAEVAALKREKTELLADAKDAIAATEETMKAQALVLAPGMDVSVMGAFKTVRDGRIVDLE, from the coding sequence atggctggtgggCTGACTTCTCTGGCTAGGTTGAAGGCGGCGATGGGCCGGGAGGAGGGATCCTCGTCTCCTTCTACCCCTGTCTCCAATCCTGCCGTGGAATCTCAACCGGTTTCTCAGGAGGTGATTTCCTCGGCTGCACGGGCCGAGGTTCAAGTTTTCCCTGGCCCTGCGAACTCTCCTGAGGTTGTGGTGGTGTCGGCTGctgaggcttctcggaagagAAGGAGGCCTGAGGACCCGAGCAGCGAGACTTTTGAGGAGGGTTTGGTGCCTAGTGTGATGGATCGTCGTTTTGATGCCCCGGGTTTCATTGATCAGGATTTGATGCCTGGTACGGAGCCTTATTTTGATGGCTGTGATGTCTCGTTCCAGGCCAAGTCGGTGTATCGTGCTCTCCTTCGTTCTGCTGTTGTTGTTCGGAAGACTGAGCCCGTGATGGCTCAGGTCGATTTATTGGACAAGAAACTTCGCCAATCTCAGGCTGAGGTGGCtaagttgaaggaggagctcgaggctGCCGAGATTGCGAGGGAGAAGGCGGTGAAGTCTTCTGAAGAAGCCGGGGCGGAGATTCTCCGGCTTTTCGAGGTTGAGACTTCACTCCTTTCTCAGCTAGGCGAGGAGCGGCGCAAGGCCTCCGATGCGGGTTCCCGGGCTGCCGTACTTCTTGGTGAGACGGAGGCTCTGAATGCCGAGGTTGCTGCATTGAAGAGGGAGAAAACGGAACTGCTGGCCGATGCTAAGGATGCAATTGCTGCTACCGAGGAGACGATGAAGGCGCAGGCCCTGGTGCTTGCTCCGGGAATGGATGTGTCCGTGATGGGAGCATTCAAGACCGTTCGTGATGGCCGGATAGTCGACCTCGAGTAG